The following proteins are encoded in a genomic region of Enterocloster clostridioformis:
- a CDS encoding FtsW/RodA/SpoVE family cell cycle protein codes for MAGKVQTAAGPSGQMRRPAGNGDRVEQQMPKKKKKAKRFYDYSLLFCIIFLTAFGLVMIYSASSYSAQLSKAYNGNGAYFMQRQAGIAAVGLVAMLIISKIDYHIFARFSVFAYLMSYILMIAVSLFGREVNGKKRWLGVGPLSFQPTEFVKIALIVLLAAVITTMGMKINKWKNMGYIVALTLPIAGLVAMNNLSSGIIVCGIAFVMLFVSCKVKWPFFSIGALGLTTLAFAGPIGKFLTTVGLLQPYQYRRIEAWLNPESDPTDKGFQVLQGLYAIGSGGLVGQGLGESIQKLGFLPESQNDMIFAIICEELGLFGAVSIILIFLFMIYRFMIIANNAPDLFGALLVVGVMGHIAIQVILNIAVVTNTIPNTGITLPFISYGGTSVLFLLMEMGIVLSVSNQIKLEK; via the coding sequence ATGGCGGGAAAGGTGCAGACGGCAGCCGGACCCTCTGGCCAGATGAGACGGCCGGCCGGGAACGGGGACCGGGTGGAGCAGCAGATGCCAAAGAAAAAGAAGAAGGCAAAGCGTTTTTATGATTACAGCCTTTTGTTCTGCATCATTTTCCTGACAGCCTTCGGGCTGGTAATGATTTACAGCGCCAGTTCCTATTCAGCGCAGCTGAGTAAGGCATATAACGGAAACGGTGCATATTTCATGCAGAGGCAGGCGGGAATCGCGGCGGTGGGACTGGTGGCCATGCTCATCATTTCCAAGATAGATTATCATATATTTGCCAGGTTCTCCGTGTTTGCCTATCTCATGTCATACATACTTATGATTGCGGTGAGCCTGTTTGGCCGTGAGGTCAACGGCAAGAAACGCTGGCTGGGAGTGGGGCCATTAAGCTTCCAGCCCACGGAGTTTGTCAAGATAGCCCTGATCGTGCTTCTGGCTGCGGTGATTACCACCATGGGAATGAAGATTAATAAATGGAAAAATATGGGATATATAGTGGCTCTGACCCTGCCCATAGCAGGCCTGGTAGCCATGAACAACTTAAGCTCCGGCATCATTGTCTGCGGGATCGCTTTTGTCATGCTGTTCGTGTCCTGTAAGGTGAAATGGCCTTTTTTCTCCATCGGTGCCCTGGGACTCACCACTTTGGCCTTTGCCGGGCCCATTGGCAAATTTCTGACCACGGTGGGACTTCTGCAGCCGTATCAGTACCGGCGAATCGAGGCGTGGCTCAATCCGGAATCCGACCCTACGGACAAGGGATTCCAGGTTCTCCAGGGACTCTATGCCATTGGATCCGGCGGACTGGTGGGCCAGGGGCTGGGGGAGAGCATACAGAAGCTGGGCTTTTTGCCGGAGTCCCAGAACGATATGATATTTGCCATTATATGCGAGGAGCTGGGGCTGTTTGGGGCTGTGTCCATTATCCTCATATTCCTGTTCATGATCTACAGGTTTATGATTATAGCCAATAATGCCCCTGATTTGTTCGGGGCCCTGCTGGTGGTGGGCGTCATGGGACACATTGCCATTCAGGTTATCCTGAATATAGCGGTGGTGACCAACACCATTCCCAATACGGGAATCACCCTTCCATTTATCAGTTACGGGGGAACGTCGGTGCTGTTCCTTTTGATGGAAATGGGAATCGTCCTGAGCGTGTCCAACCAGATAAAACTTGAAAAGTAA
- the mraY gene encoding phospho-N-acetylmuramoyl-pentapeptide-transferase yields the protein MIHETILAIIIAFAISALLCPIIIPFLHKLKFGQQVRDEGPQSHLKKQGTPTMGGLIILSSIIITSVFYIPGYPKIIPVLFVTVGFGIIGFLDDYIKIVMKRSEGLKPMQKLVGQFIITGIFAWYLLNSGEVGTDMLIPFTGGFDGGSFLSLGIFFVPALFFIMLGTDNGVNFTDGLDGLCTSVTILVATFLTIVAIGEDMGISPITGAVVGSLLGFLLFNVYPAKVFMGDTGSLALGGFVAASCYMMRMPLFIPIIGLIYLVEVLSVIIQVTYFKRTGGKRIFKMAPIHHHFELCGWSETRVVAVFAIVTAILCMVAYLGL from the coding sequence ATGATTCATGAAACCATACTAGCTATTATCATTGCATTTGCCATCAGCGCATTGCTTTGCCCCATTATCATCCCCTTCCTGCACAAGCTTAAATTCGGGCAGCAGGTCAGGGACGAAGGACCACAGAGCCATCTGAAAAAACAGGGAACGCCTACCATGGGCGGCCTGATTATACTCAGCAGCATCATCATTACATCTGTCTTTTATATCCCCGGTTATCCTAAAATCATTCCCGTGCTGTTTGTTACGGTAGGATTTGGCATTATCGGTTTTCTGGATGATTATATCAAGATTGTGATGAAGCGCTCCGAGGGGCTGAAGCCCATGCAGAAGTTAGTGGGCCAGTTCATCATCACAGGCATCTTCGCCTGGTACCTGCTTAACAGCGGGGAAGTGGGTACGGATATGCTGATTCCTTTTACGGGCGGTTTTGACGGGGGCAGCTTCCTGTCTCTGGGAATTTTCTTTGTTCCCGCACTGTTCTTCATCATGCTGGGTACGGATAACGGAGTGAATTTTACAGACGGCCTGGATGGTCTCTGTACAAGCGTCACCATACTGGTTGCCACCTTTCTTACCATTGTGGCCATCGGCGAGGACATGGGCATCAGCCCCATAACGGGAGCGGTGGTGGGAAGCCTGCTGGGATTTTTGCTGTTCAATGTATATCCGGCCAAGGTGTTCATGGGCGATACCGGTTCCCTGGCCCTGGGCGGCTTTGTGGCTGCTTCCTGCTACATGATGCGCATGCCTTTGTTTATTCCCATCATAGGACTCATCTATTTGGTTGAGGTGCTGTCCGTCATCATCCAGGTGACCTATTTTAAGCGCACCGGCGGCAAGCGTATTTTTAAAATGGCGCCCATCCACCACCATTTTGAGCTGTGCGGATGGTCGGAGACAAGGGTGGTGGCTGTATTCGCCATCGTGACTGCCATCCTCTGCATGGTGGCTTACCTGGGGCTGTAG
- the murD gene encoding UDP-N-acetylmuramoyl-L-alanine--D-glutamate ligase encodes MNQSQRVLVAGTGISGIAAAKLVLERGGDVVLYDGNAALKEEDIKEKFDRGAKVNVVLGEIKRSDLLGVELCIISPGIPLDSPFVAVVDDAKIPILGEIELAYQCGLGKLAAITGTNGKTTTTALTGEILKARYEETFVVGNIGDPYTSKVLEMTEDSVTVAEVSSFQLETIMDFKPNVSAILNITPDHLNRHGTMENYIRIKECITLNQTKEDAVVLNYDDSVLREFGQNPELKPRVIWFSGRETLKDGFCMDGDNIVYCRNGRQTVVVNVHDMQLLGRHNYENAMAAAAIALEMGVPMSDITRVIEGFHPVEHRIEFVRERTGVRYYNDSKGTNPDAAIQALRAMPGPTLLIAGGYDKNSEYDEWVSEFEGKVRYLVLIGQTRDKIAECAKKHGFTEIMYAEDMQEAVQVCAVYADIGDYVLLSPACASWGMFKNYEERGRVFKECVMAL; translated from the coding sequence ATGAACCAAAGTCAGAGAGTTTTAGTGGCTGGAACGGGAATCAGCGGCATTGCCGCTGCGAAGCTGGTTCTGGAACGGGGCGGCGATGTGGTGCTTTATGACGGCAATGCCGCCTTGAAGGAAGAAGATATCAAAGAGAAATTTGACAGGGGTGCAAAGGTAAACGTGGTCCTGGGGGAGATCAAGCGTTCCGACCTGCTGGGAGTGGAGCTGTGTATTATCAGCCCCGGTATTCCTCTTGACAGTCCTTTTGTGGCCGTGGTGGACGATGCCAAGATTCCCATTCTGGGAGAGATTGAGCTGGCCTACCAGTGCGGCCTGGGGAAGCTGGCCGCCATTACGGGAACCAACGGAAAGACCACTACCACAGCCCTTACAGGGGAGATATTAAAGGCCCGCTATGAGGAGACATTTGTGGTGGGAAATATTGGCGATCCCTACACCTCCAAGGTTTTGGAGATGACTGAGGATTCCGTGACCGTGGCAGAGGTGTCCAGCTTCCAGCTGGAGACCATCATGGATTTTAAGCCAAATGTCAGCGCGATTTTAAACATCACGCCGGACCATCTGAACCGGCATGGCACCATGGAAAACTATATCCGCATCAAGGAGTGCATTACCCTGAACCAGACAAAGGAGGATGCGGTGGTGCTCAACTACGACGATTCTGTCCTCAGGGAGTTTGGCCAGAATCCGGAGCTTAAGCCCAGGGTTATCTGGTTCTCCGGCAGGGAAACCTTAAAGGACGGTTTCTGCATGGACGGGGATAATATCGTGTACTGCCGGAACGGCCGTCAGACCGTTGTGGTCAATGTTCATGACATGCAGCTTCTGGGACGCCATAATTATGAGAATGCCATGGCGGCGGCAGCCATTGCCCTGGAGATGGGGGTTCCCATGTCTGACATTACAAGGGTCATTGAGGGCTTTCATCCGGTGGAGCACAGAATCGAGTTCGTAAGGGAGCGCACCGGGGTCAGGTATTATAACGATTCCAAGGGAACCAACCCGGATGCCGCCATCCAGGCTCTCAGGGCCATGCCGGGCCCCACCCTTCTCATTGCGGGAGGCTATGATAAGAACAGCGAGTATGATGAGTGGGTGTCCGAGTTTGAGGGCAAGGTGAGATATCTGGTGCTCATAGGACAGACCAGGGATAAGATCGCGGAGTGTGCTAAGAAGCATGGTTTCACGGAAATCATGTATGCGGAAGATATGCAGGAGGCAGTGCAGGTATGCGCCGTGTATGCGGACATCGGAGATTATGTACTGTTAAGCCCCGCCTGCGCCAGCTGGGGTATGTTTAAAAATTATGAAGAGCGGGGACGCGTCTTTAAGGAGTGCGTCATGGCTTTGTAG
- the murA gene encoding UDP-N-acetylglucosamine 1-carboxyvinyltransferase gives MSVIQVCGLTPLKGEISIQGSKNAVLPMMAAALLHRGVTVLTNVPVIRDVTCMLDILESLGCRCCRKGDCLVMDARGVTGTSIPEEYVTAMRSSIVVLSALLGRMGEGSSCYPGGCLIGARPIDLHLMALRALGADIRERDGTIEASCRRKGGLKGAEIHLSYPSVGATEQAILASVLAEGVTIIRQAAREPEISQLCRFLNNMGAVICGMGTDHLMVQGVAGLHDSSFRVEGDRIVAGTYGAAAVAAGGEVLLRGICPSDLKVPLEEFQKAGAAVDADEENCQIRICMRKRPLPLLIKTEPYPGFPTDLQSPFMAFLATALGTSYIEEQVFEGRFATAKILEQMGAVIRTENQRAVIEGHYPLKGAAVNACDLRGGAALMVAALAAEGDTFIGECHHIERGYEDICRDMAALGAHIRWVENDFTR, from the coding sequence TTGTCTGTCATTCAGGTTTGTGGTCTTACTCCCTTAAAGGGAGAGATATCCATACAAGGTTCTAAAAACGCCGTACTGCCCATGATGGCTGCGGCTTTACTTCACAGAGGGGTTACGGTGCTGACCAATGTCCCGGTCATACGGGATGTGACCTGTATGCTGGACATACTGGAAAGCCTGGGCTGCCGGTGCTGCCGCAAGGGGGACTGCCTTGTGATGGATGCCCGCGGCGTCACGGGGACATCCATCCCCGAAGAGTACGTCACTGCCATGCGTTCCTCCATCGTGGTGCTGAGCGCCCTGTTAGGACGTATGGGAGAGGGCAGCAGCTGTTATCCGGGCGGATGTCTCATAGGGGCCAGGCCCATTGACCTGCATCTGATGGCGCTGAGGGCCCTGGGAGCCGATATCAGGGAACGGGACGGGACCATAGAGGCCAGCTGCAGGAGGAAAGGCGGCCTTAAGGGCGCGGAAATCCACCTGTCCTATCCAAGCGTGGGGGCCACGGAACAGGCCATACTGGCTTCTGTCCTGGCAGAGGGGGTGACCATCATCCGCCAGGCTGCCAGGGAACCGGAAATCAGCCAGCTGTGCCGCTTCCTCAATAATATGGGGGCTGTTATCTGCGGCATGGGAACAGACCATCTGATGGTGCAGGGAGTGGCCGGGCTTCATGACAGCAGCTTCCGGGTGGAGGGAGACAGGATTGTGGCCGGCACCTATGGAGCCGCCGCAGTGGCGGCTGGAGGAGAGGTCCTTTTACGGGGCATTTGCCCGTCTGATCTTAAGGTGCCTTTGGAGGAATTTCAAAAGGCCGGCGCAGCGGTGGATGCTGATGAAGAAAACTGCCAGATTCGGATATGTATGAGGAAACGTCCCCTTCCCCTTCTTATTAAAACAGAGCCATATCCCGGATTTCCCACGGATTTGCAGTCGCCCTTTATGGCATTTCTGGCCACTGCCCTGGGAACCAGTTATATAGAGGAGCAGGTCTTTGAGGGAAGATTTGCAACGGCAAAAATCCTGGAGCAGATGGGTGCTGTCATACGCACGGAGAACCAGAGAGCCGTGATTGAGGGGCATTATCCCCTGAAGGGAGCTGCCGTCAATGCCTGTGACTTAAGAGGCGGGGCAGCCCTGATGGTGGCGGCCCTGGCTGCGGAGGGGGACACATTCATCGGGGAATGCCATCACATTGAGCGGGGGTACGAGGACATATGCAGGGATATGGCAGCTTTGGGCGCCCATATCCGCTGGGTGGAGAATGATTTTACCAGGTGA
- a CDS encoding peptidoglycan D,D-transpeptidase FtsI family protein → MYSNLTKHRKNIAVLALLIAIVMVSLSGRLGFLMLFCSEHYSAMAEDLHQRERTIKAARGLIIDANGVVIADNRTVCTISVIYNQVKDREQVIRVLCDELDLDEELVRKRVEKRSSREIIKTNVDKELGDQIRSYRLAGVKVDEDYKRYYPYDSLASKVLGFTGGDNQGIIGLEVKYEKYLKGMNGKILTMSDAKGVEIENAAEDRIEPIPGNDLHISLDVNIQKYAEQLAYQVLEKKNAKKVSIIVMNPQNGELMAMVNVPEFNLNDPFTLNQNLRSQSLQEMAAGNQGATGAGKQELLNQMWRNTCINDTYEPGSTFKIITAAAGLESGVVKLTDQFSCPGFRVVEDRKIRCHKVGGHGAETFLQGAMNSCNPVFIDVGQRLGVDGYYKYFTQFGLKGKTGIDLPGEAATIMHKKENMGLVELATVSFGQSFQITPVQLITTAASIVNGGNRVTPHFGVETVSADGTSVHKLDYPSGGRILSEETSATMRYVLEQVVSEGSGKKAKLEGYRIGGKTATSEKLPRSLKKYISSFIGFAPADNPQVMALITIDEPEGIYYGGTIAAPVVGDLFKNILPYLGIEAVQEETAVHLSNP, encoded by the coding sequence ATGTATTCTAATTTAACGAAACACAGAAAGAATATAGCCGTCCTGGCACTGCTCATAGCCATTGTCATGGTGAGCCTGTCAGGACGGCTTGGCTTTCTTATGCTGTTCTGCTCCGAGCACTACAGCGCCATGGCGGAGGACCTTCACCAGAGGGAGCGTACCATTAAGGCGGCCAGAGGGCTTATTATTGACGCCAATGGGGTGGTTATTGCGGATAACAGGACGGTGTGTACCATTTCCGTTATATACAATCAGGTAAAGGACCGGGAACAGGTCATACGGGTACTGTGTGATGAACTGGACCTGGATGAGGAACTGGTGAGAAAACGGGTGGAGAAACGCAGTTCAAGGGAAATCATCAAGACCAATGTGGACAAAGAGCTGGGGGACCAGATACGGTCCTACCGGCTGGCGGGCGTCAAGGTGGATGAGGACTACAAACGGTATTATCCCTACGACAGTCTGGCTTCCAAGGTCCTGGGGTTTACCGGGGGAGACAACCAGGGTATCATCGGCCTGGAAGTAAAGTACGAGAAATATCTGAAAGGGATGAACGGAAAGATACTCACCATGTCCGACGCCAAAGGCGTGGAGATAGAGAATGCCGCAGAGGACAGGATTGAACCCATACCGGGTAATGACCTTCACATCAGCCTGGATGTGAATATACAGAAATACGCGGAGCAGCTGGCCTACCAGGTGCTGGAGAAGAAAAATGCCAAAAAGGTATCCATCATTGTCATGAATCCACAGAACGGAGAGCTGATGGCCATGGTCAATGTGCCGGAGTTTAATCTGAACGATCCCTTCACACTGAACCAGAACCTTCGAAGCCAGAGCCTCCAGGAGATGGCTGCCGGGAACCAGGGGGCCACGGGAGCCGGCAAACAGGAGCTGTTAAACCAGATGTGGAGGAATACCTGCATCAATGATACCTATGAGCCTGGTTCCACCTTCAAAATCATCACGGCGGCAGCCGGTCTGGAATCCGGCGTGGTAAAGCTGACAGACCAGTTCTCCTGCCCCGGATTCAGGGTGGTGGAGGACCGGAAGATAAGGTGCCATAAAGTGGGGGGGCACGGGGCCGAAACCTTTCTGCAGGGAGCCATGAACTCCTGCAACCCGGTGTTCATTGATGTGGGGCAGCGCCTGGGCGTGGATGGCTATTACAAGTATTTTACCCAGTTCGGTCTGAAGGGAAAGACGGGAATCGACCTGCCCGGCGAGGCAGCCACCATCATGCACAAAAAAGAAAACATGGGGCTGGTGGAGCTGGCCACGGTTTCCTTTGGACAGTCCTTCCAGATTACCCCCGTCCAGCTTATTACTACGGCAGCCTCCATTGTCAACGGAGGGAACCGGGTAACCCCTCATTTCGGCGTGGAGACCGTGAGCGCCGACGGTACATCGGTCCATAAGCTGGATTATCCCTCCGGAGGAAGAATCCTGTCAGAGGAGACCAGCGCCACCATGCGGTATGTGCTGGAGCAGGTGGTATCGGAGGGAAGCGGCAAGAAGGCAAAGTTAGAGGGATACCGCATAGGCGGCAAAACAGCCACGTCGGAGAAGCTTCCGCGAAGCCTTAAAAAATATATTTCGTCCTTTATCGGCTTTGCTCCGGCCGACAATCCGCAGGTTATGGCGCTCATTACCATTGATGAGCCGGAAGGGATTTATTACGGCGGAACCATAGCTGCCCCGGTGGTCGGAGATTTATTTAAGAATATACTTCCTTATCTGGGAATTGAGGCAGTACAGGAAGAAACTGCTGTGCACCTTTCCAATCCATAG
- a CDS encoding cell division protein FtsQ/DivIB — protein MRNYGSKHHIGAGIAVAVVLLLAILLLSVQIQNVTVTGSDRYSAKQVEDLLFTGRWGKNSAHAYFSDRFRPHIQIPFVEDYKIVFHNPFNVEVIIYEKSIVGYVSYMSSFMYFDKDGIVVESSGSQLPGVPWITGMEFGRIILHRPLPVDDKNIFEEILNLTQQLSVYDIAVDRIQYDSHGQATLFIGKMEVTMGDHTDIDGKISTLNDILKAQPQLTQISGTMKLDNYSESNSGAGITFKKK, from the coding sequence ATGAGAAATTATGGTAGTAAACATCACATAGGGGCAGGTATTGCCGTGGCAGTGGTGCTGCTTCTGGCAATCCTGCTTTTGTCTGTACAGATTCAGAATGTGACGGTGACTGGAAGCGACAGGTATTCCGCCAAACAGGTGGAAGACCTTCTGTTCACCGGCAGGTGGGGGAAAAATTCGGCCCACGCTTATTTTTCGGACAGGTTCCGCCCCCACATCCAGATTCCTTTTGTGGAGGATTATAAAATTGTATTCCACAATCCGTTTAACGTGGAGGTGATCATATATGAGAAGAGTATTGTGGGATACGTGTCCTACATGAGCAGCTTCATGTATTTTGACAAGGACGGCATTGTGGTGGAAAGTTCGGGAAGCCAGCTGCCCGGCGTTCCGTGGATTACAGGCATGGAATTCGGCAGAATTATACTGCACCGCCCCCTTCCGGTGGATGATAAGAACATTTTTGAGGAGATACTGAACCTGACACAGCAGCTGTCAGTCTATGATATTGCCGTGGACCGCATCCAGTATGATTCCCACGGACAGGCCACCCTGTTCATCGGAAAGATGGAGGTTACCATGGGAGATCACACGGATATTGACGGAAAGATATCCACGCTCAACGATATCCTCAAGGCCCAGCCCCAGCTTACCCAAATCAGCGGGACCATGAAACTGGACAACTATTCGGAGTCCAACAGCGGGGCGGGGATTACATTTAAAAAGAAGTGA
- a CDS encoding helix-turn-helix domain-containing protein, with product MNTLGERLNYARKQKGYTQDSLAQTIGVSRGVIFNLEKNKTEPQAIVINAVCQVLKINKEWLTDGTGDMEAGNQAFQSAKLLKELCDIAKELSEDEQLFLLDTVKSLKLRLGKRQ from the coding sequence ATGAATACATTGGGAGAACGACTCAACTATGCGCGGAAACAAAAGGGATATACCCAGGATTCCCTTGCCCAGACCATCGGCGTATCCAGAGGAGTCATCTTCAACCTGGAAAAAAACAAGACAGAACCGCAGGCCATTGTCATCAATGCAGTCTGCCAGGTACTGAAAATTAATAAAGAATGGCTCACCGACGGCACAGGAGACATGGAAGCCGGAAATCAGGCCTTCCAAAGCGCAAAGCTGCTGAAAGAGCTCTGTGACATAGCCAAGGAGCTGTCGGAGGATGAGCAGCTGTTTCTTCTGGACACAGTCAAATCGCTGAAACTGCGTCTGGGCAAGCGGCAGTAG
- a CDS encoding DctP family TRAP transporter solute-binding subunit, with protein MKKRLISLFLALTMTWGLTACSGGSSAPATSAAPASDQGEAEDSRTENKDTDAGRGAQDQGAQAGKAAYTLNIGSAMSSTNPSSVALQSFKKAVEERTGGDLAVNIYTDSALGGEADLLEQVTSGTVEGMMQMGAANWEPYNSEVNVALLPFLFTSLDNARDAWAGEFGQQFCEKLLEPTGVTILSVWESGYRHMTNNTRPILAPGDIAGIKFRTNENSMKVKMYEAVGGSAVIMAFSDVYTGLQNKTIDGQENPLANIYTSSLQDVQTYLSLTGHMYDAAPLAVNTAWFETLPEEYQIILFEEADHAREADLRENDESKYLELLKEAGMEINEVDKDAFQEAMSGIWEEFASQYKDGQYWIDLATSFNK; from the coding sequence ATGAAAAAAAGACTTATATCACTGTTTCTGGCACTGACCATGACATGGGGGCTTACGGCCTGCTCAGGCGGTTCTTCCGCCCCGGCTACATCGGCTGCCCCGGCCTCGGACCAGGGGGAGGCAGAGGATTCCAGGACGGAAAACAAAGACACGGATGCCGGCAGGGGCGCGCAGGACCAGGGCGCGCAGGCGGGCAAGGCCGCCTATACGCTGAATATCGGATCTGCCATGAGCTCCACCAACCCCTCCAGTGTTGCCCTCCAGAGCTTTAAGAAGGCGGTGGAGGAGAGGACCGGAGGCGATCTGGCTGTAAACATCTACACGGACTCTGCCCTGGGCGGCGAGGCCGACCTTTTGGAACAGGTCACGTCCGGTACGGTAGAGGGAATGATGCAGATGGGCGCAGCCAACTGGGAGCCCTATAATTCGGAGGTGAACGTGGCCCTTCTGCCGTTCCTGTTCACATCCCTGGACAATGCCAGGGATGCCTGGGCCGGTGAGTTCGGACAGCAGTTCTGCGAAAAGCTCCTGGAGCCAACAGGCGTGACCATCCTGTCTGTATGGGAATCCGGTTACCGCCACATGACCAACAACACCAGGCCTATCCTGGCTCCCGGAGATATTGCGGGCATCAAGTTCCGCACCAATGAAAACAGCATGAAGGTCAAGATGTATGAGGCCGTGGGAGGCTCGGCTGTCATCATGGCATTTTCCGATGTGTATACAGGCCTTCAGAACAAGACCATTGACGGCCAGGAGAATCCTCTGGCAAACATCTACACCTCATCCCTCCAGGATGTGCAGACTTATCTGTCCCTGACCGGCCATATGTATGATGCTGCTCCTCTGGCAGTCAACACAGCATGGTTTGAAACCCTTCCGGAAGAATACCAGATCATACTGTTTGAAGAGGCTGACCATGCAAGGGAAGCGGACCTGCGGGAAAATGATGAGTCCAAATACCTGGAATTACTAAAAGAGGCAGGTATGGAAATCAATGAGGTGGATAAGGATGCGTTCCAGGAGGCCATGTCGGGCATCTGGGAGGAGTTTGCTTCCCAGTACAAGGACGGACAGTATTGGATAGACCTTGCCACTTCCTTTAATAAATAG
- the ftsZ gene encoding cell division protein FtsZ codes for MLEIKINESENAARIIVVGVGGAGNNAVNRMIDENIAGVEFIGINTDKQALQFCKAPTAMQIGEKLTKGLGAGARPEVGEKAAEESSEEISQALKGADMVFVTCGMGGGTGTGAAPVVAKIAKDMGILTVGVVTKPFRFEAKTRMSNALSGIEQLKNSVDTLIVIPNDRLLEIVDRRTTMPDALKKADEVLQQAVQGITDLINVPGLINLDFADVQTVMIDKGIAHIGIGKAKGDDKAIEAVKQAVSSPLLETTIEGASHVIINISGDISLIEANEAASYVQELAGDEANIIFGAMFDENAQDEATITVIATGLDEHGANASVAKAMTGFTSFKTKVPAAGAPAGQQAHAAAPEAAATASAPYTSRPASQGYTTHGYNPAGGGQGYAAPKYNPNQGYAGGSQNSNPNSATAPSQPFRPATNKEMQINIPDFLKNKR; via the coding sequence TTGTTAGAGATTAAGATAAATGAGTCAGAGAATGCCGCCAGGATTATAGTCGTAGGCGTGGGCGGCGCAGGAAACAATGCAGTTAACCGCATGATTGACGAAAACATTGCAGGGGTGGAGTTTATTGGCATTAACACTGATAAACAGGCCCTTCAGTTTTGTAAAGCCCCCACTGCCATGCAGATTGGAGAGAAGCTGACCAAGGGACTGGGAGCAGGCGCCAGGCCTGAGGTGGGAGAGAAGGCTGCTGAGGAGAGTTCAGAAGAGATTTCACAGGCATTAAAGGGCGCTGATATGGTGTTCGTTACCTGCGGTATGGGCGGCGGAACCGGAACCGGAGCAGCTCCTGTGGTTGCTAAGATTGCAAAGGATATGGGGATTCTTACCGTAGGCGTGGTGACAAAGCCCTTCCGTTTTGAGGCCAAGACACGTATGAGCAATGCCCTGTCCGGTATCGAGCAGCTGAAGAACAGTGTGGATACCCTGATTGTGATTCCCAATGACAGGCTTCTTGAGATTGTGGACAGGCGTACCACCATGCCGGATGCCCTTAAGAAAGCCGATGAGGTGCTTCAGCAGGCGGTTCAGGGTATTACGGATTTGATTAATGTTCCAGGTCTGATTAACCTGGATTTTGCTGATGTCCAGACTGTCATGATTGACAAGGGCATCGCGCATATCGGTATCGGCAAGGCCAAGGGCGACGATAAGGCCATTGAGGCGGTTAAGCAGGCAGTATCCAGTCCTCTGTTAGAAACTACCATTGAAGGCGCAAGCCATGTCATCATCAATATTTCCGGCGATATCAGCCTGATCGAGGCCAATGAGGCTGCCAGCTATGTTCAGGAGCTGGCCGGCGATGAAGCAAATATTATTTTTGGCGCCATGTTTGATGAGAACGCTCAGGATGAGGCCACCATCACTGTCATTGCCACTGGTTTGGACGAGCATGGAGCCAATGCTTCCGTGGCAAAGGCCATGACCGGCTTTACCAGTTTTAAGACAAAGGTACCGGCAGCAGGAGCTCCGGCCGGACAGCAGGCACATGCGGCAGCACCTGAGGCAGCGGCAACCGCGTCCGCGCCTTACACCAGCAGACCGGCATCCCAGGGATATACGACCCACGGCTATAATCCGGCCGGAGGCGGCCAGGGATACGCGGCGCCTAAGTATAACCCCAACCAGGGATATGCCGGCGGCAGTCAGAATTCCAACCCGAATTCCGCGACTGCGCCAAGCCAGCCTTTCAGACCGGCCACTAATAAGGAGATGCAGATCAACATTCCGGATTTCCTGAAGAATAAAAGATAG
- a CDS encoding helix-turn-helix domain-containing protein, whose product MGFSEQLKIARNTMGYTQQQVADALGLTASTYCGYETGKRQPDVAKLKQLARILNTTGSFLLETEPVRDTCQAGQETCHEFMASYGKLSERSKKTVDDLVALLLDLQEKSGE is encoded by the coding sequence ATGGGATTTTCCGAACAACTGAAAATAGCCAGAAATACAATGGGATACACGCAGCAGCAGGTTGCGGACGCCTTAGGCCTTACAGCCAGCACCTACTGCGGATACGAAACAGGCAAACGCCAGCCGGATGTGGCGAAGCTGAAGCAGCTGGCCCGGATTCTGAACACCACAGGCAGCTTTCTTCTGGAGACAGAGCCCGTCCGTGACACATGTCAGGCAGGCCAGGAGACTTGTCATGAGTTTATGGCCTCCTATGGGAAGCTCAGCGAACGTTCAAAAAAGACAGTGGATGATTTGGTGGCCCTGCTGCTGGATTTACAGGAAAAGAGCGGAGAATAG